One Glutamicibacter halophytocola DNA segment encodes these proteins:
- a CDS encoding MFS transporter yields the protein MPSPHNSDASAGTASAGRTPVKAAVASFMGSAVEYYDFFIFGSAAALIFPHIFFPDTDTNAAVMSLATFGFAYVARPVGAIFVGHFGDRIGRQKVLMFTLILMGASTFLIGCLPTFEQVGWLAPILLVLARLCQGLSAAGEQAGASSMSLEHAPDHRRSFFTSWTLTGTQGGQILAAMIFIPVVALPDEIKFGIGWRIPFWLSAVVVVVTFFIRRSLHETPEFEEAKKNNEIAKLPLAVLLRFHWKDVLRVVLCAFIAAVSTVYGTLAISYGKVIGNMDESITLWLVVAGNIGALISQPLFGMLADKIGRKPVFIYGALGSAAIMPFYLRSMESSNALLQFTLSVLVFSCAYAAANAVWPSFYAEMFSSQVRFSGLAIGTQLGFLMAGFAPSIVAALGGLEANGWVQISLFTAVIAVIASLSALTARETYRVPTKQLGHAVEKVS from the coding sequence ATGCCATCGCCACACAACTCCGACGCATCTGCCGGCACGGCCAGCGCAGGACGAACGCCGGTCAAGGCGGCCGTCGCCAGCTTCATGGGCAGCGCTGTTGAATACTACGATTTCTTCATCTTCGGCTCAGCCGCGGCCCTGATCTTTCCGCATATCTTCTTCCCCGATACCGACACCAACGCCGCGGTCATGTCGCTGGCCACCTTCGGCTTCGCCTACGTGGCCCGCCCGGTGGGAGCCATCTTCGTGGGGCACTTTGGCGACCGCATCGGCCGGCAAAAAGTCCTGATGTTCACCCTGATCCTGATGGGCGCATCCACCTTCCTCATCGGCTGCCTGCCCACCTTCGAGCAGGTAGGCTGGCTCGCCCCGATCCTGCTGGTCCTCGCCCGGCTATGCCAGGGACTCTCGGCGGCCGGCGAGCAGGCCGGAGCCTCATCGATGTCGCTGGAGCACGCCCCGGATCACCGCCGCAGCTTCTTCACCTCATGGACGCTCACCGGCACCCAAGGCGGCCAGATTCTTGCCGCGATGATCTTCATTCCAGTGGTTGCCCTTCCGGATGAGATCAAGTTCGGCATCGGCTGGCGCATCCCGTTCTGGCTCTCGGCAGTCGTCGTGGTTGTCACCTTCTTCATCCGCCGTTCGCTGCACGAAACCCCGGAGTTCGAAGAAGCCAAGAAGAACAATGAGATTGCCAAGCTGCCGCTGGCAGTCCTGCTGCGCTTCCACTGGAAGGACGTGCTGCGCGTAGTGCTGTGCGCATTCATCGCCGCCGTCTCCACGGTGTACGGAACCCTGGCCATCTCCTACGGCAAGGTCATTGGAAACATGGATGAGTCGATCACCCTGTGGCTTGTTGTTGCCGGCAACATCGGCGCATTGATCTCGCAGCCGCTCTTCGGCATGCTGGCTGACAAGATCGGCCGCAAGCCGGTCTTCATCTACGGCGCCCTGGGCTCGGCGGCCATCATGCCGTTCTATCTGCGGTCCATGGAATCGAGCAACGCGTTGCTGCAGTTCACCCTGTCGGTCCTGGTCTTCTCCTGCGCCTACGCCGCGGCGAACGCCGTGTGGCCCAGCTTCTACGCGGAAATGTTCTCCTCGCAGGTGCGCTTCTCCGGCTTGGCCATCGGCACCCAGCTTGGCTTCCTCATGGCCGGTTTTGCCCCGTCCATCGTGGCCGCCCTGGGCGGGCTTGAAGCCAACGGCTGGGTCCAGATCAGCCTGTTCACCGCGGTGATCGCTGTCATTGCTTCGCTCTCGGCACTGACCGCACGCGAAACCTATCGTGTTCCGACCAAGCAGCTGGGCCACGCCGTCGAGAAGGTCTCCTAG
- a CDS encoding FAD:protein FMN transferase — translation MTVETAHLLKPAKAIVDSVLAEVELASSRFRPDSEVMQLARTGANNTSISPTLALLIDGALKAARDSDGDVDPLLGGELANLGYDRDFARLPAITAKGVSITQGPLRPILWPLIQLNGTKLTLPAGTALDLGATAKAMAADLAAARVAEELDTAALVSLGGDIATAGNAKEPWQVLVRDTDADPWQQVSLHSGFAMATSSTRKRRWSHRGLAMHHILDPAFGLPAHRVHSSITVAASTCLQANTYTTAGIVRGAKALQWLESMNLPARLVGLDGTVQGTSRWPAPARKPGSVSENG, via the coding sequence ATGACGGTAGAAACTGCTCATCTGCTCAAGCCCGCCAAGGCAATTGTTGATTCGGTCCTTGCCGAGGTCGAATTGGCCAGCAGCAGGTTCCGTCCCGATTCCGAGGTGATGCAGCTGGCTCGAACTGGCGCCAACAACACCAGCATCTCCCCCACACTGGCTCTGCTCATTGACGGCGCCCTGAAAGCAGCGCGCGACAGCGACGGAGACGTTGATCCGCTGTTGGGCGGCGAATTGGCCAATCTGGGCTACGATCGCGATTTCGCCCGGCTGCCTGCAATAACCGCCAAGGGCGTGAGCATCACCCAAGGCCCCCTGCGCCCGATCTTGTGGCCCCTGATCCAGCTGAACGGCACGAAGCTCACGCTGCCCGCCGGCACCGCGCTGGACTTGGGGGCCACGGCCAAAGCCATGGCCGCTGATCTGGCTGCTGCACGGGTGGCAGAGGAATTGGATACCGCGGCGCTGGTCAGCCTCGGCGGAGACATTGCTACCGCCGGCAACGCCAAGGAACCCTGGCAGGTGCTCGTTCGGGACACCGATGCCGATCCATGGCAACAGGTCTCGTTGCATTCCGGTTTTGCCATGGCCACCTCCAGTACGCGCAAGCGCCGCTGGAGCCACCGGGGACTGGCCATGCACCACATTCTTGATCCGGCCTTCGGGCTGCCAGCGCACCGGGTTCATTCCAGCATCACTGTCGCCGCGTCAACCTGCCTGCAAGCCAATACCTATACGACCGCGGGCATCGTGCGCGGAGCCAAAGCACTGCAATGGCTGGAATCCATGAACCTTCCTGCCCGCCTGGTCGGCCTTGATGGCACGGTGCAGGGCACCTCCCGCTGGCCTGCACCGGCCCGCAAGCCAGGGAGCGTGAGCGAGAATGGATGA
- a CDS encoding ferredoxin produces the protein MSAELNINWTRCQGRGLCLELMADSLDSDPWGYPLPREGQGTDHGKVRVQADQLEAAREAVKMCPLSALSLQEGDSALDGQR, from the coding sequence ATGAGCGCAGAACTGAACATCAATTGGACTCGGTGCCAGGGACGGGGGCTGTGCCTTGAGCTGATGGCCGATTCCCTGGACAGCGACCCGTGGGGTTATCCTCTGCCGCGGGAAGGCCAGGGCACCGATCATGGCAAGGTCCGGGTGCAGGCCGACCAGCTGGAGGCTGCTCGCGAGGCGGTGAAAATGTGCCCGCTGTCGGCACTGTCCTTGCAAGAGGGCGACAGCGCCTTGGACGGCCAACGCTGA
- a CDS encoding ferric reductase-like transmembrane domain-containing protein, with protein sequence MDELFWSIARTSGIISLCLLTGSLLLGIMARSGRSFGALSRYTQSLLHRSFSLLSVLFAALHVIALLADSYARVHLIDLLIPFFGEYRPFWQGLGTVGLLLMLAVSLTGLLRQRLSQPMFRGIHLASYLLWPIAVAHGLGNGSDAGAVWYRVITVVSIALVATAGIWRLTANYADHASARRLAREGAKP encoded by the coding sequence ATGGATGAGTTATTCTGGTCCATCGCGCGCACCAGCGGCATCATCAGCCTGTGCCTATTGACCGGTTCGCTGCTGCTGGGGATCATGGCCCGTTCGGGAAGGTCCTTCGGTGCCCTATCCCGCTACACCCAAAGCCTGCTCCACCGAAGTTTTTCGCTTTTGTCAGTGCTCTTTGCCGCGCTGCACGTCATTGCCCTTCTCGCTGATTCCTACGCCCGGGTACACCTGATCGACCTGCTCATCCCGTTCTTCGGCGAATACCGGCCATTCTGGCAAGGACTAGGAACTGTCGGGCTGTTGCTGATGCTTGCGGTGTCACTGACCGGGTTACTGCGCCAGCGCCTGAGCCAGCCGATGTTTCGAGGCATCCACCTCGCTTCCTACCTGTTGTGGCCGATTGCCGTGGCCCACGGGCTGGGCAACGGTTCAGACGCCGGCGCCGTTTGGTACCGCGTCATCACCGTCGTTTCGATCGCGCTTGTCGCCACCGCCGGCATCTGGCGGCTGACAGCTAACTATGCGGATCATGCATCCGCCCGCCGACTGGCCCGTGAAGGAGCAAAGCCATGA
- a CDS encoding shikimate dehydrogenase — translation MSTRAESYLVGLIGDGVMPSLTPPMHERAAEVHGLRYLYRPIDLTELELPASGIGELLQAGAKLGFNAFNVTHPCKQLVLDHLDDISPTARAIGAVNTVVIQDGKFIGHNTDASGFSRGLAEGLPGAKKKKVLQLGAGGAGAAVAYALLASGTEQLHIVDLDEDRVNHRVQELRKNFPQALVHAATPAQVPQLLGEVDGLLNATPIGMHHHPGLPLDIAALESRHWVADCIYRPVNTELIVAARNLGCQVLDGGYMAVGQAVDAFEIITGIRPETQQVRGHLLELLEKGL, via the coding sequence ATGAGTACACGTGCTGAGTCTTATCTGGTCGGTCTGATCGGTGACGGCGTCATGCCATCGCTGACCCCGCCGATGCACGAACGCGCCGCCGAGGTGCACGGGCTGCGCTACCTGTATCGGCCGATTGACCTCACCGAACTGGAACTTCCGGCAAGCGGCATCGGGGAATTGCTCCAAGCAGGAGCCAAGCTGGGATTTAACGCCTTCAATGTAACCCATCCTTGCAAACAACTTGTTCTGGACCATCTGGATGACATCTCGCCAACGGCGAGGGCCATTGGCGCGGTGAACACCGTGGTGATCCAGGACGGGAAATTCATCGGGCACAACACCGACGCTTCCGGATTCTCCCGCGGCCTGGCCGAGGGGCTCCCCGGAGCCAAGAAGAAGAAAGTGCTGCAGCTGGGCGCTGGCGGCGCCGGCGCCGCGGTGGCCTACGCCTTGCTGGCTTCCGGGACCGAGCAGCTGCATATCGTTGATCTCGACGAGGATCGGGTCAACCACAGGGTCCAAGAGCTGCGCAAGAACTTCCCGCAAGCCCTGGTCCATGCCGCAACGCCTGCCCAGGTTCCGCAGCTTCTGGGCGAGGTCGATGGATTATTGAATGCCACCCCGATCGGCATGCATCACCATCCCGGTCTTCCGCTGGATATCGCAGCACTGGAATCGCGGCACTGGGTCGCGGATTGCATCTACCGCCCGGTGAACACCGAACTGATCGTTGCTGCCCGCAACCTCGGATGCCAAGTCCTGGACGGCGGATACATGGCCGTTGGCCAAGCGGTGGACGCCTTCGAAATCATCACCGGCATCAGGCCGGAAACACAGCAGGTGCGTGGCCACTTGCTGGAACTGCTGGAAAAAGGACTGTAA
- a CDS encoding 3-hydroxybutyrate dehydrogenase has product MTQETELPATSNDGLRGRRALVTGGASGIGFACAQALAQAGAAVTIADRDEQAAREAAARLGGSAWAVDLSQTESLEQCSVETDILVNNAGIQRVAAIDEFDPGAWRLIHRLMLEAPFLLIRAALPGMRERGFGRIINISSIHGLRASAFKSAYVSAKHGLEGLSKVTALEGAEHGITSNCINPGYVRTALVEQQIADQAKLHQIPESQVVQKILLTEAAIKRLVEPEEVASLVAWLSSSSAGMVTGASYTMDGGWSAR; this is encoded by the coding sequence ATGACCCAGGAAACAGAACTGCCGGCCACCAGCAATGACGGCTTGCGAGGCCGGCGCGCATTGGTCACCGGGGGTGCCAGCGGAATTGGATTCGCCTGCGCGCAAGCACTGGCCCAGGCAGGTGCCGCAGTCACGATCGCGGACAGGGATGAGCAGGCGGCCCGCGAGGCTGCGGCCCGTTTGGGAGGGAGCGCCTGGGCGGTGGATCTTTCGCAGACCGAGTCCCTTGAGCAGTGCAGCGTCGAGACCGACATCCTGGTCAACAACGCTGGCATCCAGAGGGTGGCAGCCATCGATGAATTTGATCCCGGGGCGTGGCGGCTGATCCACCGGCTCATGCTGGAAGCGCCATTTCTGCTCATCCGTGCCGCCCTTCCCGGCATGCGCGAACGCGGCTTCGGCCGGATCATCAATATCTCCTCGATCCACGGCTTGCGCGCCAGCGCCTTCAAGAGCGCCTACGTTTCGGCCAAGCACGGGCTGGAAGGCCTGTCCAAGGTCACCGCGCTGGAGGGTGCTGAGCATGGAATCACAAGCAATTGCATCAACCCGGGATATGTCCGTACGGCATTGGTGGAACAGCAGATTGCTGATCAGGCCAAGCTGCACCAGATCCCCGAATCGCAGGTAGTGCAGAAGATCCTGCTGACCGAGGCTGCTATCAAGCGGCTGGTTGAGCCAGAAGAAGTCGCCTCCCTCGTGGCCTGGCTCAGCTCATCATCGGCGGGCATGGTCACCGGTGCCTCGTACACCATGGATGGAGGCTGGAGCGCGCGGTAG
- a CDS encoding NADH-ubiquinone oxidoreductase-F iron-sulfur binding region domain-containing protein yields MTTTIPTMHRGVLEEPRLLAAGPDARWTEHLECFGPLPPTTSDQQILAEWDASGLAGRGGGAFPTARKIAAVQRSAARTRRAPVVIGNGSEGEPLSCKDQLLLVHAPHLVLDGLLLTARILGASHSWLAAKSGVHPRLLEALAERGENSVALHATDSHFLAGQATAVISSLEGGPSLPRHPAGHLSDAGLAGAPTLLVNVETLAHLALIARYSAAWFQTAGTAADPGSRLLTIHDQGRYQVHEVHGSSDLSLVLEQLQISAANIQAVLVGGYHGQWTKDPRIQLAATNDVHRRPVALAAGAGVIEVLRHDACPLERTSQIIDYLARSSARQCGPCLHGLPTLARDFQALAQRRANAQLPEQIRRLGALVTGRGSCHHPDASARLAISALQVFGDEVAAHRSGTCLHTTQEQR; encoded by the coding sequence ATGACCACCACCATCCCCACCATGCACCGCGGTGTCCTTGAAGAACCGCGGTTGCTCGCGGCAGGTCCCGACGCGCGGTGGACTGAGCATCTTGAATGCTTTGGCCCGCTGCCCCCGACCACTTCTGACCAGCAGATCTTGGCCGAATGGGACGCCTCCGGCTTGGCTGGCCGCGGTGGCGGCGCTTTCCCCACCGCGCGCAAGATTGCTGCGGTACAGCGCTCCGCCGCTCGCACCCGGCGAGCGCCCGTTGTCATCGGCAATGGTTCAGAAGGCGAACCGCTGAGCTGCAAGGACCAGCTGCTGCTGGTCCATGCGCCCCATCTGGTGCTCGACGGGCTGCTTCTCACTGCACGAATCCTAGGGGCCAGCCACAGCTGGCTCGCGGCGAAATCCGGCGTGCATCCCCGCTTGCTTGAAGCACTGGCCGAACGCGGCGAGAACTCTGTGGCATTGCACGCCACGGATTCGCATTTCCTGGCAGGGCAAGCCACCGCCGTGATTTCTTCGCTCGAAGGCGGCCCTTCGCTGCCGCGGCATCCTGCAGGGCATTTGAGCGACGCCGGTTTAGCTGGAGCGCCGACCTTGCTGGTCAACGTGGAAACGTTGGCCCATTTGGCTCTGATCGCCAGATATTCCGCGGCATGGTTCCAGACTGCGGGCACCGCTGCGGATCCGGGCAGCCGCTTGCTGACTATTCATGACCAGGGCCGCTACCAGGTTCACGAGGTCCACGGTTCGAGCGATCTTTCGCTGGTTCTTGAACAACTGCAGATCTCCGCGGCGAATATACAGGCTGTTCTTGTCGGTGGCTATCACGGTCAATGGACCAAGGATCCAAGGATCCAACTAGCCGCCACCAACGATGTTCACCGCCGCCCGGTGGCCCTGGCGGCCGGGGCCGGAGTCATCGAAGTGTTGCGCCACGATGCCTGCCCCTTGGAGCGGACCTCGCAGATCATTGATTATCTGGCACGCTCTTCGGCCCGCCAGTGCGGGCCTTGCCTTCATGGGCTGCCGACCTTGGCCCGCGATTTTCAAGCGCTCGCGCAGCGCCGCGCCAATGCGCAACTGCCCGAACAGATTCGCCGGCTCGGTGCACTCGTGACCGGCCGGGGCTCGTGCCATCATCCAGATGCCTCGGCGCGCTTGGCCATCAGCGCATTGCAGGTTTTTGGCGACGAGGTCGCAGCGCACCGCTCTGGCACCTGCCTTCACACCACCCAGGAGCAGCGATGA
- a CDS encoding LysR family transcriptional regulator: MDSDSPAGQSMSHWLQFSSLELLVGIADHGSLSAGARAAGMAQSNASRALKTLERRLGYALVTRKTSGSTLTAEGVLTVQWAREALAGLNAFSAGVRSLAEHGNKELEFGASMTVAEYLAPSWIGQLHEKLPSVIPRMRIMNSHDVIQAVEQEQLSFGFVETPQLPSSLRSREVFRDEMLVVVSPAHPWAGRKDPVTLEELQETALIEREEGSGTRAFLNSLSAVERAKPIAEFNSNATICQLVAGGMGPAVLSQLAVENQLKQGALVEVPFAGPALMRELRAIWREERALNANERMLLGIAINQLPRS; this comes from the coding sequence ATGGATAGCGATTCGCCAGCAGGGCAGAGCATGTCTCATTGGCTGCAATTCTCATCATTGGAGTTGCTGGTTGGCATTGCCGATCACGGGAGCCTCAGCGCAGGTGCCCGGGCGGCCGGCATGGCGCAATCCAACGCCTCGCGGGCGCTGAAAACCCTCGAGCGCCGATTGGGATATGCGCTGGTGACCAGGAAAACCAGCGGATCAACCCTGACCGCAGAAGGAGTCTTGACCGTCCAGTGGGCACGCGAGGCGCTCGCCGGGTTGAACGCATTTTCCGCCGGTGTGCGCTCGCTGGCCGAGCATGGCAACAAGGAGCTGGAATTCGGGGCCAGCATGACGGTGGCAGAATACCTGGCCCCGTCATGGATCGGGCAGCTGCACGAGAAGCTGCCCAGCGTCATTCCGCGGATGAGAATCATGAATTCCCACGACGTGATCCAGGCGGTGGAACAGGAGCAGCTCAGCTTTGGATTTGTTGAAACGCCACAGCTGCCCTCGTCGCTCAGGAGCCGTGAAGTGTTTCGCGATGAAATGCTGGTCGTGGTTTCGCCTGCCCACCCTTGGGCCGGCCGGAAGGACCCGGTGACCTTGGAAGAGCTGCAGGAAACCGCGCTTATCGAGCGCGAGGAAGGCTCGGGGACCCGGGCCTTTTTGAACTCCTTGTCCGCCGTTGAGCGGGCCAAGCCGATTGCGGAATTCAATAGCAATGCGACCATCTGCCAGCTGGTCGCCGGAGGCATGGGGCCGGCAGTGCTCAGCCAGCTGGCGGTGGAGAACCAGCTCAAGCAGGGGGCGTTGGTCGAAGTTCCGTTTGCCGGCCCGGCGCTGATGCGCGAGCTGCGTGCCATTTGGCGTGAAGAGCGTGCGCTGAACGCCAATGAACGGATGCTCCTTGGCATCGCCATTAATCAGTTGCCCAGGTCTTGA
- a CDS encoding bifunctional sugar phosphate isomerase/epimerase/4-hydroxyphenylpyruvate dioxygenase family protein, which produces MRTSIATVCLSGTLEEKLLACAKAGFDGIEIFEQDLLVSPMSPEEVKAMAHRLGLTLDLFQPFRDFEGVTEEQLQANLHRAEAKFQLMQRLGMDLMLLCSNVGTATINDDGLFVDQIRQLSDLAARYDVRIAYEALAWGKYVDTYQHSWEIVKRVDRANVGLCIDSFHILSRGDDPSEIAAIPGEKIFFVQLADAPVLSMDILSWSRHYRLFPGQGGFALDQFLAELVRSGYDGIISLEIFNDVFRQSNVERTAIDGLRSLQWLQSTTAQLLGSTGEHYALDLKVLPGEQDATGFDFAEIRTEDPERVAGMLAQLGFSFSGQHRRKPVQLWSSGEAKIIINSQRSRGVEAAVSGFGVLVPDPVASGERGGALLATRVPRQQTNNEQDLPGFVAPDSTEVFFSSPANTRNWVLEFEDAGPAASAVPSGPILGIDHINIAQPWQCFDESVLFYSSVLNLKARPGTEVPSPMGLVRSQVLSTADSAVRLALNIVPQGLESIIERNHEYPEHVALRADDIIEVARNARARGMEFLQVPDNYYEDLAARFDLDAQLLDTLKELHLLYDRDEAGEFLHFYTKTLGNMFLEVVERRSGYDGYGAPNAPVRLASQFESNRWSRNL; this is translated from the coding sequence ATGCGCACCTCTATCGCTACGGTATGCCTGTCGGGAACCCTGGAAGAAAAACTTCTGGCCTGCGCCAAAGCCGGCTTTGACGGCATCGAGATCTTTGAGCAGGATCTGTTGGTGAGCCCGATGTCGCCCGAGGAAGTCAAGGCCATGGCGCACCGGCTGGGGCTGACCCTGGATTTGTTCCAGCCCTTCCGCGATTTTGAAGGGGTCACCGAAGAACAGCTGCAGGCCAATCTGCACCGCGCTGAAGCCAAGTTCCAGCTCATGCAGCGGCTGGGCATGGACCTGATGCTGCTGTGCTCCAATGTCGGCACCGCCACCATCAACGACGATGGCCTGTTTGTGGATCAAATCCGGCAGCTTTCAGATCTTGCCGCCCGGTACGATGTGCGCATTGCCTATGAAGCGTTGGCTTGGGGCAAGTATGTTGATACCTACCAGCATTCGTGGGAGATCGTGAAGCGGGTAGACCGCGCCAACGTGGGATTGTGCATCGACAGCTTCCACATCCTCTCGCGCGGCGATGATCCCTCGGAAATTGCCGCAATTCCCGGAGAGAAGATCTTCTTTGTCCAGCTGGCCGATGCACCGGTGCTCTCCATGGACATCCTTTCCTGGTCCCGCCACTATCGGCTCTTTCCGGGACAGGGCGGCTTCGCGCTGGACCAGTTCCTGGCAGAACTCGTGCGCTCAGGCTATGACGGCATCATTTCCTTGGAAATCTTCAATGATGTTTTCCGCCAATCCAACGTGGAGCGCACCGCGATCGACGGGCTGCGGTCCTTGCAGTGGCTGCAGTCCACGACGGCCCAGCTGTTGGGATCGACCGGGGAGCACTACGCCTTGGACCTCAAGGTCCTGCCCGGAGAGCAAGACGCCACCGGATTCGACTTTGCCGAGATCCGGACCGAGGACCCAGAGCGCGTGGCCGGGATGCTGGCACAACTCGGTTTCAGCTTCAGCGGGCAGCACCGCCGCAAGCCGGTGCAGCTGTGGAGCTCCGGCGAGGCGAAGATCATCATCAATTCGCAACGAAGCCGAGGAGTGGAAGCCGCCGTCTCCGGCTTCGGCGTGCTGGTGCCGGACCCGGTGGCCAGCGGCGAACGCGGTGGAGCCCTGCTCGCGACGCGAGTACCCCGCCAGCAAACCAACAATGAACAAGACCTGCCTGGCTTCGTGGCGCCCGATAGCACCGAAGTATTCTTCAGCTCGCCGGCCAATACCCGGAATTGGGTTTTGGAATTCGAAGATGCCGGGCCCGCGGCATCCGCTGTGCCCAGCGGGCCGATCCTGGGCATCGACCACATCAACATCGCCCAGCCATGGCAATGCTTCGACGAATCAGTGCTGTTCTACAGCAGCGTCCTGAACCTCAAAGCCCGTCCCGGAACAGAGGTCCCCAGCCCGATGGGACTGGTGCGTTCACAGGTTCTGTCCACGGCGGATTCCGCTGTCCGGCTGGCGCTGAACATTGTGCCGCAGGGACTGGAAAGCATCATCGAGCGCAATCACGAGTACCCGGAGCACGTGGCGCTGCGGGCCGATGACATCATCGAGGTGGCACGCAATGCCCGCGCACGCGGCATGGAGTTCCTGCAGGTTCCCGACAACTATTACGAGGACCTGGCGGCCCGCTTCGACCTTGACGCGCAATTGCTCGATACCCTCAAGGAGCTGCACCTGTTGTATGACCGCGATGAGGCCGGAGAGTTCTTGCATTTCTACACCAAGACCCTCGGCAACATGTTCTTGGAGGTAGTTGAACGGCGTTCTGGCTACGATGGGTATGGGGCGCCCAATGCGCCGGTCAGGCTTGCCTCTCAATTCGAGAGCAATCGCTGGAGCAGAAACTTGTAA
- a CDS encoding IclR family transcriptional regulator domain-containing protein, with protein MAERPDYFVKSAEKTLAVLLAFSAGNSELTVSQVAAATDQTRASARRFLLTLVDLGYLQAHGNAYRMTPRVLDVGAAYLSGLTLPQAAVGHLQSLARELEETASLCVLEGQDILYVERVAAPRLHALNVSIGNRLPAWVTSMGRVLIAYLEPAEQEAFLQRVELQKYTEHTVSSIEELKKELATVRQQEWSLVNQELDEGLRGLAVPVIRGGKLLGALNISVQTSRNNPAYIQDQLLPKLQGAAKAIADDFGGRLG; from the coding sequence GTGGCAGAGCGGCCGGATTATTTCGTTAAGTCAGCGGAAAAGACCTTGGCCGTGCTGCTGGCATTTTCGGCAGGCAATTCCGAGCTGACGGTGTCCCAGGTTGCTGCGGCGACGGATCAAACCAGGGCCTCGGCGCGCCGATTCCTGCTCACCCTCGTTGACCTCGGGTATCTGCAGGCCCATGGCAATGCCTACCGGATGACTCCACGGGTCCTAGATGTCGGTGCTGCCTACCTGTCGGGGCTGACCCTTCCGCAGGCGGCCGTGGGCCACTTGCAGTCATTGGCCCGCGAGCTGGAAGAGACTGCGTCCTTGTGCGTGCTCGAAGGCCAGGACATTTTGTACGTGGAACGTGTCGCCGCCCCACGACTGCATGCGTTGAATGTGTCCATTGGCAACAGGCTTCCGGCCTGGGTGACCTCTATGGGCCGTGTGCTCATCGCCTACCTGGAGCCCGCCGAGCAGGAGGCCTTCCTGCAGCGCGTTGAACTGCAGAAGTACACCGAGCACACGGTATCGAGCATCGAAGAACTGAAAAAGGAATTGGCGACGGTGCGCCAGCAGGAATGGTCCCTGGTCAACCAGGAACTGGACGAAGGGCTGCGCGGCTTGGCAGTTCCGGTGATCCGTGGCGGCAAGCTGCTGGGCGCCTTGAACATCTCGGTGCAGACCAGCCGGAATAATCCCGCATATATCCAGGATCAGCTCCTGCCCAAGCTCCAAGGCGCCGCCAAAGCCATCGCCGATGACTTTGGCGGACGCCTGGGCTAA
- a CDS encoding YeiH family protein, translating into MNHLSGSTSTASASDDGLASRTPLATRLLSGPVPGVLLCLAVGALCMLASHFTRSVSALLIAIVLGALWRNLAPVPHVADSGVALSAKKLLRWGIVFLGFQLSLESILALGPGVLLVVVSSVAITFLLTAWIGKLMGLDLEQRLLIAIGFSICGAAAVAGAEGTIKAKEHQVATAVGLVVLFGTLMIPAMPALGLLLGLDERGIGMLVGASTHEVAQVVAGAGSVSAAALAVAVTVKLARVLLLAPVVAGVGIYMRRKHSVRGDKNPPLVPLFIIGFLATMLVRTTMDLPEVFIDGASTVQTLLLSAAMFALGLGVHLRSIFTSGIKALLLGLVATLIIAAVAASGTVLFPPA; encoded by the coding sequence ATGAACCACCTCTCGGGATCCACCAGCACGGCTTCTGCTTCCGATGACGGCCTGGCCAGCAGAACGCCGCTGGCCACCCGGCTGCTCTCCGGCCCGGTCCCTGGCGTGCTGTTGTGCCTGGCCGTCGGCGCGCTGTGCATGCTCGCCAGCCATTTCACCCGTTCCGTGAGCGCGTTGCTCATCGCCATTGTGCTTGGCGCCCTGTGGCGCAACCTGGCGCCAGTGCCCCATGTTGCTGATTCCGGAGTAGCCCTTTCGGCAAAGAAGCTGCTGCGGTGGGGAATCGTCTTTCTGGGATTCCAATTGTCCTTGGAATCCATCCTTGCTCTTGGCCCCGGCGTGCTGCTGGTGGTGGTTTCATCGGTGGCCATCACGTTCCTGCTCACCGCCTGGATCGGCAAGCTGATGGGCCTGGACCTGGAACAACGGCTGCTGATCGCCATCGGTTTTTCCATCTGCGGCGCGGCAGCTGTGGCTGGGGCTGAAGGAACAATCAAGGCCAAGGAGCATCAAGTAGCCACAGCAGTTGGCCTGGTGGTGCTTTTCGGAACCCTGATGATTCCGGCCATGCCCGCGCTGGGCCTGCTTTTGGGTTTGGATGAACGCGGCATCGGCATGCTCGTGGGCGCTTCAACCCATGAGGTGGCACAGGTTGTGGCCGGCGCTGGCTCGGTGTCGGCAGCCGCCTTGGCCGTGGCCGTCACCGTGAAACTGGCCAGGGTTCTCCTGCTCGCTCCGGTGGTTGCCGGAGTCGGAATCTATATGCGGCGCAAGCACAGCGTTCGCGGCGACAAGAATCCGCCGCTGGTGCCCTTGTTCATCATTGGTTTCCTGGCCACCATGCTGGTGCGCACCACCATGGATCTCCCCGAGGTGTTCATCGACGGCGCTTCCACCGTGCAAACCCTGCTCTTGTCTGCGGCCATGTTTGCCCTGGGGCTCGGGGTCCACCTGCGCAGCATCTTCACCTCCGGGATCAAGGCATTGCTCTTGGGACTGGTTGCAACGCTGATCATCGCAGCCGTGGCCGCCAGCGGAACAGTTCTTTTCCCTCCTGCATAG